Proteins from a genomic interval of Schistocerca piceifrons isolate TAMUIC-IGC-003096 chromosome 3, iqSchPice1.1, whole genome shotgun sequence:
- the LOC124788306 gene encoding LOW QUALITY PROTEIN: uncharacterized protein LOC124788306 (The sequence of the model RefSeq protein was modified relative to this genomic sequence to represent the inferred CDS: deleted 1 base in 1 codon) translates to MAFRGLSDKLFTPNNGKFLGLVQLLAKFDPIMEEHVRLAFNGDLADHYCVNRWKILTDHLKIYTLKNVSDTRWEARIDSVKAVRYQLCEMHDALVSLADATEQSDAAVSHEAITLGGQLKDFSFIVSLVTWYDVLFQINVVSKASQSPTINFVEFKGILDKCCSYLETYRQTGFEQAIVTATELASDLDTQPLFKPQMRLRRIKRRPGEEAVDDQITDPKKKFKVEFFNALLDTVHISMKERFEQMQEFSATWSFLFDIKKNQNKEELIQCCSKLQEKLTVNMKSDIDGNLLCDEILGLQHYLEDSQATPIEALNFIKKHNLQELYHNIWITLRILLTIPVTVASGERSFSKLKLIKTYLRSTMSHTKLTSLASLSIENEVAENLDFANLIRDFADRKARKVKF, encoded by the exons atggcattcagagggttatcagataaattatttaccccaaataatggaaaattcttaggtcttgtacagttattggcaaagtttgatccaatcatggaagagcacgtcagactggcatttaatggtgatttggctgaccattattgc gtaaatagatggaaaattttgaccgaccatttgaagatatacaccctgaaaaatgtaagtgacacacgctgggaagctcgaattgatagcgtcaaagcggttcgttatcaattatgcgaaatgcatgacgctttggtttccttggccgatgctactgaacaaagcgatgctgcggtgtcacacgaagcgataacactaggaggacaattaaaagacttcagcttcattgtttctctcgtgacatggtatgatgttctgtttcaaattaacgttgtgagtaaagcaagtcagtcacccacaatcaactttgtcgagtttaagggaatccttgacaaatgttgctcttatttggaaacatatagacaaacaggtttcgaacaagctattgtaacagcaactgaactggcttcggatcttgatacgcagccattatttaaaccacaaatgcgattaagacgtattaaacgcaggccgggtgaagaagctgttgatgatcaaataactgacccaaaaaagaagtttaaagtagagtttttcaatgcactgttggacaccgtgcacatatccatgaaagaaagatttgaacagatgcaagaattttctgcgacgtggagtttcttgtttgacatt aaaaaaaatcaaaataaagaagaactaatacaatgctgttctaaattacaagaaaagttaactgtcaacatgaagtcagatattgatggaaatttgctgtgcgacgaaattttaggcctgcaacactatctcgaagacagccaggcaacgcctattgaagccttaaacttcataaaaaagcataatcttcaagagCTATATCAcaacatctggataacgttacgtattttgctaacaataccagtgactgtcgcaagcggcgaacgcagtttttccaaactgaagttgataaaaacgtacttgcggtCTACAATGTCTCATACAAAactaaccagtttggcctcactgtccattgaaaatgaagttgcagaaaacctggactttgctaatctgatcagagactttgccgacagaaaagcgagaaaagtaaaattttag